From one Thermatribacter velox genomic stretch:
- the carB gene encoding carbamoyl-phosphate synthase large subunit encodes MPKRTDIHKILIIGSGPIIIGQACEFDYSGTQGCKALKSEGYQIILVNSNPATIMTDPEMADKTYIEPLTPQVVEKIIERERPDALLPTLGGQTALNITVQLAERGVLQKYGVETLGASPEAIKKAEDRELFKEAMQSCGIEVLKSDRAYSLKEAMEVAQKIGFPLVIRPSFTLGGTGGAIAYNIEEFEELARRALESSLNSEILIEESVIGWKEFELEVMRDKKDNVVIICSIENFDPMGVHTGDSITVAPIQTLSDYEYQHMRDMAIRAIREIGVDTGGCNIQFAVHPRTGRMVIIEMNPRVSRSSALASKATGFPIAKIAAKLAVGYTLDEIPNDITQKTPACFEPALDYCVVKIPRFTFEKFPETEPVLGVSMKSVGETMAIGSNFKEALQKGLRSLEIGKCGLEDVPKLSSLPPEKRKEIIREKLQKPNPERIFHIKMALKEGFSIQEINAYSGIDPWFIKQIEEIVDMEENLRKIKDWKKIDPDLLLRAKQFGFSDRQLAELWGTNEWEVREFRKNLGILPVYKQVDTCAAEFEAKTPYYYSTYLEECEANPSSNQKVIILGAGPNRIGQGIEFDYCCVHATWGLRDLGIETIMVNSNPETVSTDYDTSDKLYFEPLYLEDVLNIIEKEKPLGVILQLGGQTPLNLAKDLEKAGVTILGTSSEGIDIAEDRDRFKQLIERLKLEQPKNGIATSFQEAKQVAWSIGYPVMVRPSYVLGGRAMRIIYNEEELSEFIEQAVEISAGHPVLIDKYLEDAIEIDVDAISDGKRVIIAGIMEHIEEAGVHSGDSACVVPPFSLSDEIIERISQHTYALARELKVVGLMNVQYAVKDDTIYVLEVNPRASRTIPFISKATGVPFARIASQIMVGRTLDEIGLTSEIIPHYFAVKEAVFPFNRFPNVDPVLGPEMRSTGEVMGIDRDFGMAYAKAQLSAQANLPLEGKVFISVKNRDKRSIVYLAKRLADLGFKIVATTGTRKVLINNGLEVEAVKKVGEGRPNIVDLIKNREIQLIINTPSGGRSQQESSIIRKEAVIRNIPYVTTLFGAEAMVYAIERLKRREIEVCTLQEYREEIFKKYQLKINLQPKDHEPESVLHT; translated from the coding sequence ATGCCTAAACGCACCGATATCCATAAAATACTGATTATAGGTTCTGGACCAATTATTATAGGACAAGCCTGCGAGTTTGATTATTCGGGCACTCAGGGCTGTAAAGCGCTTAAAAGCGAAGGATATCAGATAATTCTGGTTAACAGTAACCCAGCCACCATAATGACCGATCCGGAAATGGCCGATAAGACTTACATAGAGCCGCTAACTCCTCAGGTAGTTGAGAAAATCATCGAGAGAGAAAGACCCGACGCTTTGTTACCAACACTTGGTGGGCAGACAGCGCTCAATATAACCGTCCAGCTTGCCGAGCGGGGGGTGCTCCAAAAATACGGAGTAGAAACACTGGGAGCGTCTCCGGAAGCGATTAAAAAGGCTGAAGATCGCGAACTCTTTAAAGAAGCTATGCAAAGCTGCGGTATTGAAGTTCTGAAGAGCGACCGCGCCTACTCGCTCAAAGAAGCTATGGAAGTTGCCCAAAAAATTGGCTTCCCCTTAGTCATTCGTCCCAGTTTCACCCTTGGCGGAACAGGAGGCGCTATAGCGTATAACATAGAAGAATTTGAAGAATTAGCCCGCAGAGCTCTGGAAAGCAGTTTGAACAGTGAAATACTGATTGAAGAATCAGTGATAGGCTGGAAAGAGTTCGAATTGGAAGTAATGCGGGACAAAAAAGACAACGTGGTCATTATATGTTCCATAGAGAACTTTGACCCCATGGGGGTTCACACCGGAGATAGCATTACCGTAGCTCCTATACAAACCCTGAGCGACTACGAATACCAGCATATGAGAGATATGGCCATAAGGGCCATTCGCGAAATTGGAGTAGACACTGGAGGTTGCAACATTCAGTTCGCTGTACACCCCCGTACCGGCCGCATGGTTATTATCGAAATGAACCCCCGAGTATCAAGGAGCTCAGCCCTTGCTTCAAAAGCCACTGGATTTCCTATTGCCAAAATAGCTGCAAAACTTGCTGTTGGCTATACCCTGGATGAAATTCCCAATGACATAACCCAGAAAACGCCAGCCTGCTTTGAACCGGCTCTTGACTACTGTGTAGTCAAAATACCTCGTTTTACTTTTGAGAAATTTCCAGAAACAGAACCTGTTCTTGGAGTTTCCATGAAAAGCGTAGGAGAAACCATGGCCATCGGCAGTAATTTTAAAGAAGCACTACAAAAGGGCTTGCGTTCCTTAGAAATTGGCAAATGTGGGCTTGAAGATGTTCCAAAACTCAGTTCCTTGCCTCCAGAAAAACGGAAAGAAATCATACGAGAGAAATTGCAAAAACCCAATCCTGAAAGAATTTTCCATATCAAAATGGCCTTGAAAGAAGGCTTTTCCATCCAAGAAATCAATGCGTACTCAGGAATTGACCCCTGGTTCATAAAGCAGATCGAAGAAATAGTGGATATGGAGGAAAACCTGCGCAAAATAAAGGATTGGAAAAAAATTGACCCCGATCTCTTGCTAAGAGCCAAACAATTTGGCTTCTCAGACCGTCAACTCGCTGAACTCTGGGGAACAAACGAGTGGGAAGTGAGGGAATTTCGCAAAAATCTTGGCATCCTTCCCGTATATAAACAGGTTGACACCTGTGCTGCAGAATTTGAGGCAAAAACTCCATATTACTACTCAACCTACCTCGAAGAATGTGAAGCCAATCCCAGTTCCAACCAAAAAGTAATAATTCTGGGAGCAGGGCCCAACAGAATAGGACAGGGAATCGAATTTGATTACTGTTGTGTGCATGCTACCTGGGGACTTAGAGACCTGGGTATAGAAACTATAATGGTTAACAGCAACCCGGAAACCGTGAGTACTGACTATGATACTTCTGATAAGCTTTACTTTGAACCTCTCTATCTTGAGGATGTGCTCAACATAATAGAAAAGGAAAAGCCTCTGGGGGTCATTCTCCAGCTTGGAGGACAAACCCCACTGAACCTTGCTAAGGACCTGGAAAAAGCAGGAGTTACCATTTTGGGCACCAGTTCTGAGGGTATTGATATAGCAGAAGACAGAGACCGCTTCAAGCAGCTTATAGAGCGATTAAAGCTGGAACAACCAAAAAACGGCATAGCCACGTCTTTCCAAGAAGCAAAACAGGTAGCCTGGTCAATTGGCTATCCAGTAATGGTTCGTCCTTCCTATGTCCTGGGTGGAAGAGCCATGCGAATAATATATAACGAGGAAGAACTCAGCGAATTCATAGAGCAAGCTGTTGAGATTTCTGCAGGGCATCCGGTGCTTATCGACAAATATCTTGAAGATGCCATAGAAATTGATGTTGATGCTATCAGTGACGGTAAAAGAGTTATCATTGCAGGAATAATGGAGCACATAGAGGAAGCAGGGGTTCACTCTGGAGACAGTGCTTGTGTGGTGCCACCTTTTTCGCTGAGCGATGAAATTATTGAAAGGATTTCTCAACACACCTATGCACTGGCTCGAGAACTCAAGGTAGTAGGCCTCATGAACGTTCAATACGCCGTTAAAGACGATACCATATATGTGCTTGAGGTAAACCCCCGTGCTTCGCGTACCATACCCTTCATCAGCAAAGCAACTGGTGTACCATTTGCAAGAATTGCTTCCCAAATAATGGTAGGCAGAACACTTGACGAAATCGGTCTTACCAGTGAAATAATACCCCATTACTTCGCTGTCAAAGAGGCAGTATTTCCTTTCAATAGATTCCCCAACGTGGACCCAGTCCTGGGTCCTGAGATGCGCTCAACAGGGGAAGTCATGGGCATAGACCGGGATTTCGGCATGGCTTATGCTAAAGCCCAGTTAAGCGCTCAAGCCAACTTACCACTTGAAGGCAAGGTGTTTATAAGCGTGAAAAATCGTGACAAAAGAAGTATCGTATATCTTGCTAAACGGCTTGCTGACCTGGGCTTCAAAATTGTAGCCACAACCGGAACACGAAAAGTCCTGATCAATAACGGATTGGAAGTAGAAGCTGTCAAAAAAGTCGGAGAAGGGCGCCCCAACATAGTTGACCTTATTAAAAACCGTGAAATACAATTAATTATCAACACTCCCTCCGGGGGTCGTTCACAGCAGGAAAGCAGCATCATCCGTAAAGAAGCCGTAATAAGAAACATCCCCTATGTTACAACTCTCTTTGGGGCAGAAGCCATGGTATACGCCATTGAACGTCTGAAAAGAAGAGAAATCGAGGTCTGTACCCTGCAGGAATACAGGGAAGAAATTTTCAAAAAATACCAGCTAAAAATCAACCTTCAGCCTAAAGACCATGAGCCTGAGTCTGTCCTTCATACTTAG
- a CDS encoding mechanosensitive ion channel family protein, translated as MSLSLSFILRKIINIAAICGGSYLAILFASFAIRRTLIITSRFEKKQDLNRRLKTVAPLLQSLAKYVIGFFAVILVLRQLGVDAAAILAGAGVVGIAIGFGAQTLVKDILTGVFLLIEDSISVGDIVQIGDLTGTVEDIGLRVTRIRPFSGALVIIPNGEITRIANFNRGFTRAIVEVGIAYEEDVDRAIQVLQNIASQYREANPSKILEEPTIHRIARLDSSAVILRVILKVAPKEHWGVERDLLYLIKKTFDEEKIEIPYQKHVVFMKDLR; from the coding sequence ATGAGCCTGAGTCTGTCCTTCATACTTAGAAAAATAATAAACATCGCTGCCATCTGTGGTGGCTCATATCTGGCCATTCTGTTTGCTTCGTTCGCCATAAGAAGAACTCTAATTATTACCAGCAGATTTGAAAAAAAACAAGACCTGAACCGCCGACTGAAAACAGTAGCTCCACTACTGCAGAGTTTGGCAAAGTATGTCATAGGATTTTTTGCCGTGATACTGGTATTGCGTCAGCTTGGAGTGGATGCAGCAGCTATACTTGCTGGAGCAGGTGTAGTGGGCATAGCTATAGGTTTTGGTGCTCAAACTCTGGTCAAAGACATTCTCACCGGAGTATTCCTGCTGATTGAAGACAGCATTTCAGTAGGCGATATCGTTCAAATTGGTGACCTTACTGGCACTGTTGAAGACATCGGCCTGAGGGTAACCCGAATAAGACCCTTTTCTGGGGCTTTGGTGATTATTCCCAACGGAGAGATTACCAGGATTGCCAATTTCAACCGTGGTTTCACCCGAGCTATAGTTGAGGTAGGTATCGCTTACGAAGAAGACGTCGATCGAGCTATACAGGTCTTGCAAAACATTGCCAGCCAGTACCGGGAAGCGAATCCCTCAAAAATCCTCGAAGAACCCACCATACACCGCATCGCCCGCCTCGATTCTTCAGCAGTTATTTTAAGAGTGATACTCAAAGTAGCCCCTAAAGAACACTGGGGAGTAGAGCGCGACTTACTTTACCTTATCAAGAAAACCTTTGACGAAGAAAAGATAGAAATCCCTTACCAGAAGCACGTTGTTTTCATGAAAGACCTGCGTTGA
- a CDS encoding 2-oxoacid:acceptor oxidoreductase subunit alpha has protein sequence MEVNIKIAGEAGQGIETVSEVLSKTLLEKGWYIFSTEDYQSRIRGGHNFTQIRISNQPLKAMTQKVDILIALNEESFFLHHQELGEEGIGIGKIPDSHLNSTNFFKLDFEALAQEIGSKVFANMIAVGTLLSMLGFEPEIAFPYLEKRFAKKGPEVIIKNQQALQKGSKIGQSFHFRKNLGSIDPEEKARFILNGNQAIALGAIIAGCSFYAAYPMTPSTGIMNFLAAQSAKYGIVVEQAEDEISAINMAVGASFAGARAMTGTSGGGFCLMCEGLGLAAMTETPIVIVDAQRPGPSTGLPTRTSQGDLDFVLNASHDEFPRFVFAPSTPEEAINLTIKAFELADKYQVPTIILTDQYLADSKFTYSKIELREHPTGPYWVEAKRGYKRYLLTESGVSQRAIPGFGEETVIADSDEHDEEGHLTEDLDIRVKMHRKRMKKEPLMAKELSQPHYLPGKQATLISFGSTFGVVEEACQALRKEGLDIGHLHFSELHPLSEDTFKTLSELPDPVVIENNYRGQLANLLERKTLTPFRKRINKFNGKPFFVEELLAKIKEELS, from the coding sequence TTGGAAGTCAACATTAAAATAGCTGGTGAAGCTGGACAGGGCATCGAAACGGTCAGTGAAGTACTGAGCAAAACCCTGTTAGAAAAAGGCTGGTATATATTTTCCACTGAGGATTACCAGTCGAGGATACGAGGGGGACACAACTTTACACAGATACGAATCTCCAACCAGCCGTTAAAAGCGATGACACAGAAAGTAGATATTCTGATTGCTTTAAACGAAGAAAGCTTTTTTCTCCACCACCAGGAATTGGGTGAAGAAGGTATTGGTATAGGCAAAATACCGGATTCACACCTAAACTCTACTAATTTCTTCAAGCTCGACTTTGAAGCGTTAGCTCAGGAAATAGGTTCCAAAGTATTCGCCAACATGATTGCAGTGGGAACATTGCTCTCTATGCTGGGATTCGAGCCAGAAATTGCTTTTCCCTACCTCGAGAAACGATTTGCAAAAAAAGGACCAGAAGTAATAATCAAAAACCAACAGGCTTTGCAAAAAGGCTCTAAAATAGGACAAAGCTTCCACTTTAGAAAAAACCTCGGTTCAATCGACCCAGAAGAAAAAGCCAGATTTATCCTGAACGGAAATCAAGCCATAGCTTTAGGAGCAATAATCGCTGGTTGTTCATTCTACGCCGCATATCCAATGACCCCTTCAACAGGCATAATGAACTTTCTGGCTGCACAAAGCGCCAAATACGGGATAGTTGTAGAACAGGCTGAAGATGAAATCAGTGCCATCAATATGGCAGTGGGGGCTTCCTTTGCTGGAGCAAGAGCCATGACAGGTACATCCGGAGGTGGTTTCTGTTTGATGTGTGAAGGCTTGGGACTCGCAGCAATGACCGAAACCCCAATCGTTATAGTTGATGCCCAGCGTCCTGGACCAAGCACTGGTCTACCCACCAGAACTTCTCAAGGAGACCTGGATTTTGTATTAAATGCCTCACACGATGAGTTTCCCCGCTTTGTATTTGCTCCTTCTACTCCTGAAGAAGCGATTAACCTGACCATCAAGGCTTTTGAGCTGGCTGACAAATACCAGGTTCCAACAATCATATTGACTGACCAGTATCTTGCTGATTCCAAGTTCACGTATTCCAAGATAGAACTTAGAGAACATCCCACCGGACCCTACTGGGTTGAAGCAAAAAGGGGTTATAAACGCTACCTACTGACTGAAAGCGGCGTATCGCAAAGAGCCATACCTGGCTTTGGAGAAGAAACCGTGATAGCCGATAGCGATGAACACGACGAGGAGGGTCACCTCACTGAAGACCTTGATATACGAGTTAAAATGCACCGGAAAAGGATGAAAAAAGAACCATTGATGGCCAAAGAGTTGTCTCAACCCCACTACCTGCCGGGAAAGCAAGCAACGCTTATTAGCTTTGGATCCACTTTTGGAGTAGTTGAAGAAGCCTGCCAGGCACTTCGAAAAGAAGGTCTGGACATAGGCCACCTCCATTTTTCAGAACTTCATCCTCTCTCGGAAGACACCTTTAAAACGCTCTCTGAATTGCCTGACCCCGTGGTGATAGAGAACAATTATCGTGGCCAACTGGCAAATCTTTTAGAGCGAAAAACACTTACCCCCTTCAGAAAGAGGATAAACAAATTTAACGGAAAACCCTTTTTCGTGGAGGAACTCCTGGCGAAAATAAAGGAGGAACTATCATGA
- a CDS encoding thiamine pyrophosphate-dependent enzyme — translation MNENVFDNQVPIAWCPGCGNFGILRSLKKALLELGLKPEQVVISSGIGQAAKIPHYLKVNVFNGLHGRSIPAALAIKTVNPGLVVIAESGDGCMYGEGGNHFLHAIRRNPDITVIIHNNQVYGLTKGQASPTSPEGFPSKTQPFGSLAQPLNPLSLAISQGASFVARGFAGDPDKLAKILKEAITWRGLAIVDVLQPCVTFNKINTYDWYKKRVYYLPKNFDCGNKKEAFSKALEWGDKIPLGIFYKEQKPVFQEKLPFQKENLVYRKPRENAAEILEQELEAIK, via the coding sequence ATGAACGAAAATGTATTTGACAATCAAGTGCCCATTGCTTGGTGTCCAGGATGTGGAAATTTTGGCATCCTTCGGTCCCTTAAGAAAGCACTTCTCGAGCTTGGGCTCAAACCCGAACAGGTGGTTATTTCCTCAGGAATCGGCCAGGCCGCCAAGATACCACATTACCTTAAAGTTAACGTCTTTAACGGTCTTCATGGAAGGAGTATTCCTGCAGCTCTGGCAATTAAAACTGTTAATCCCGGCTTGGTGGTCATTGCAGAATCTGGAGACGGATGCATGTATGGCGAAGGAGGTAACCATTTTCTCCATGCAATCCGAAGGAATCCGGATATTACAGTTATTATTCATAATAACCAGGTCTATGGACTCACCAAAGGGCAGGCATCACCCACATCTCCAGAAGGCTTTCCTTCCAAAACCCAGCCCTTTGGAAGCCTTGCTCAGCCCCTTAATCCGCTAAGCCTGGCGATATCGCAGGGAGCAAGTTTTGTAGCGCGCGGCTTCGCTGGAGATCCAGACAAGCTCGCCAAAATCCTGAAAGAAGCAATTACTTGGAGGGGACTCGCCATCGTTGATGTCTTGCAGCCCTGTGTAACCTTCAACAAAATCAATACCTATGACTGGTATAAAAAGAGAGTGTACTATTTACCCAAAAACTTTGATTGTGGCAACAAAAAGGAAGCCTTCAGCAAAGCCCTGGAATGGGGAGATAAGATACCCCTTGGCATCTTTTACAAAGAACAGAAACCTGTTTTCCAGGAGAAACTGCCGTTTCAAAAGGAAAATCTTGTTTATCGAAAACCCAGAGAAAACGCTGCAGAAATTCTTGAGCAAGAACTGGAAGCCATAAAATAA
- a CDS encoding universal stress protein has product MELKHLMVPTDFSKFSDLAIRYASFLAKSFNARLTLLHVLTVSEVNALTSQPGNPWENVVEEFNNRMYEEFLDNTIDKEAITVNFEVAVGDPAEEIAKFAENNDVDMLVMGTHGRTGLASIFLGSVTVGVIKRTCVPVTVVKCFEALKE; this is encoded by the coding sequence TTGGAACTCAAGCATCTTATGGTACCTACGGATTTTTCCAAGTTTTCAGACTTGGCAATTCGCTACGCTTCTTTTTTAGCAAAATCGTTTAATGCCAGATTGACTCTTCTTCACGTTTTGACTGTTAGTGAAGTTAACGCTTTGACTTCGCAACCGGGCAATCCCTGGGAAAACGTGGTGGAGGAATTTAATAATCGCATGTATGAAGAATTTCTGGATAACACTATTGATAAAGAAGCAATCACGGTTAATTTTGAAGTTGCGGTTGGAGACCCTGCAGAAGAGATAGCAAAATTTGCTGAAAACAACGATGTGGATATGCTGGTCATGGGAACTCACGGACGCACTGGATTAGCCAGTATATTTCTGGGTAGTGTTACAGTAGGCGTTATCAAGAGGACCTGCGTACCGGTTACGGTTGTCAAGTGTTTTGAGGCACTCAAAGAATAA
- a CDS encoding carbohydrate ABC transporter permease produces MGRKRVSGFYIFAWIVLILFSVWTVFPFFWSVITSFKSPGEQYSSAFLPFLQFKPSTYAWKVVLGEAEGERTLRGLKNSVLISSISSLIVLFLGAFAGYSLSRFRFRRWKNKDIAVWILSNRMFPPIAVAIPFFLIMRTLRLLDTLPAIIMAHTVYNLPLAIWLMMDFFRELPEEVEEAALIDGCSALQAFLRVALPLALPGIVAVYILCFIFSWNEFLFVVTLSYRNTMTMPVVIAGTLTVRGLDFWKVSALSLLSITPPVILAALTSRYLIRGLTLGAVKE; encoded by the coding sequence ATGGGGAGGAAAAGGGTCTCCGGTTTTTATATTTTTGCCTGGATAGTACTGATTCTTTTCTCGGTGTGGACTGTTTTTCCATTTTTTTGGTCTGTGATCACTTCCTTCAAGTCTCCTGGGGAGCAATATTCTTCAGCTTTTCTCCCCTTTTTGCAATTTAAGCCCTCTACTTATGCCTGGAAAGTTGTGCTTGGTGAGGCAGAAGGAGAACGTACTTTAAGAGGATTAAAGAATAGTGTTTTGATTTCCTCAATAAGCTCACTCATTGTTCTTTTTCTGGGCGCGTTTGCTGGTTATTCTCTATCCAGGTTTCGTTTCAGACGCTGGAAAAACAAGGATATTGCAGTATGGATTCTTTCCAATCGTATGTTCCCACCTATCGCCGTAGCTATTCCCTTCTTTCTGATCATGCGTACTTTGCGATTACTGGACACTCTTCCAGCTATTATTATGGCCCACACGGTTTACAATTTACCTCTTGCAATATGGTTGATGATGGACTTTTTTAGAGAGTTGCCTGAGGAGGTTGAGGAAGCAGCTCTTATTGATGGTTGCTCAGCTCTTCAGGCGTTTTTAAGGGTTGCTCTTCCTTTAGCCCTACCTGGCATAGTTGCTGTGTATATACTGTGCTTTATATTTTCCTGGAATGAGTTCCTGTTTGTAGTGACTCTCTCTTATAGAAATACTATGACCATGCCAGTCGTCATTGCAGGAACTTTGACTGTTCGTGGGCTGGACTTCTGGAAAGTTTCTGCGCTTTCTTTGCTCTCTATAACCCCGCCGGTTATTCTGGCGGCACTGACTTCTCGTTACCTCATAAGAGGACTCACTCTTGGTGCGGTTAAGGAATGA
- a CDS encoding carbohydrate ABC transporter permease yields the protein MIWSLTLSFQRWKAATAAPRVFIGFQNFYNILFRDARFWNSLRFTVFYVALVVVLELFLGLLLAYILNERIRFRNFFRVLFLLPMASPPIAVAFIWRMLLNPDAGIVKVILGGLGINVVDWLTNARLTPFVLIAVDVWEWTPFMFLGLLAAFQSLPVELYDAVSVDGASRFQAFRYVTFPLLSPIMVTLVLLRAIDAFKLFELVFGITGGGPGSSTESLSYYTYTVGFQYFDLGYACSLSWIFLVIVLVISSFLLQRLRKEV from the coding sequence ATGATATGGTCTTTGACGTTGAGCTTTCAACGCTGGAAGGCAGCAACCGCTGCCCCCCGAGTCTTTATAGGTTTTCAAAACTTTTATAATATCCTTTTTCGAGATGCTCGTTTCTGGAACAGTCTACGCTTTACGGTTTTTTATGTAGCTCTGGTTGTGGTTTTGGAACTTTTTCTGGGTTTACTCCTTGCCTATATTCTTAACGAACGCATCCGTTTTCGTAATTTTTTCAGAGTGCTTTTTCTTTTGCCAATGGCCTCTCCACCTATCGCCGTGGCGTTCATATGGAGAATGCTCCTTAATCCTGATGCTGGCATTGTGAAGGTGATTCTGGGCGGTTTGGGAATAAACGTGGTGGACTGGCTTACCAATGCCCGACTTACCCCCTTCGTTTTGATTGCTGTGGATGTCTGGGAATGGACGCCTTTTATGTTCCTGGGTTTGTTGGCGGCGTTTCAATCCTTGCCTGTGGAACTATACGATGCAGTCTCTGTAGACGGTGCCTCCCGTTTTCAGGCTTTCAGGTATGTTACTTTCCCTCTGCTCTCCCCCATTATGGTTACCTTGGTTCTTTTGAGAGCGATTGATGCCTTTAAACTTTTTGAACTGGTTTTCGGTATCACTGGTGGAGGGCCTGGAAGTAGTACGGAATCTCTTTCCTACTATACCTATACGGTAGGTTTCCAATATTTTGATCTGGGTTATGCCTGTAGTCTTTCCTGGATCTTTTTGGTTATCGTTCTGGTGATTTCTTCTTTCCTCTTGCAGAGATTGCGTAAGGAGGTCTGA
- a CDS encoding ABC transporter substrate-binding protein, which produces MKISCKALLAVVLVLLVFSVAWAAEKTWQSQEGEFKGKTITVLITDPHTAVVEAWKPEWEALTGAKVEIIVVPYASLFDKMMTDFITGTGAYDLICWPSTWAGDVMGGGWVIPLDDYMKEYGYPGWDDVMPAIKVVVSWANKVYAFPYDGDCHMFYYRKDALENPDYQAQFEEKYGYRYNVPPKTWEEVMDIAEFFNGWDWDNDGETEYGFAFIAKRKTQAMWSYLDFVMQYAAQPGVAPFFDPDTMDPLVANPGWIEAMKMIQKATQFAPPGLLSYGYSELRQAFVSGNSAMAIDWGDIGIMEQSPEEYGSKVKGLLGYGPLPGAKKTYDFKEGKWVEGYNQVNFLNFGGWVFSISKYSKNPLAAYKFATYFTAPERSILDVCGIHGYTGANPWRLSHFEDLDKWVEGGWSKESAEKYLNTIRTILSDPKAVTDLRIPGAAEYYDYLDLHLAEVLSGQTEAEAACKAIYEDWVKITENYGKEAQRKLYRESLGLD; this is translated from the coding sequence GTGAAAATTTCCTGCAAAGCTTTGCTCGCTGTGGTGTTGGTCCTGCTTGTTTTTTCGGTAGCCTGGGCTGCAGAAAAGACCTGGCAGTCTCAAGAAGGTGAATTTAAGGGCAAAACCATTACGGTCTTAATTACTGATCCTCATACAGCAGTAGTTGAGGCCTGGAAACCCGAATGGGAAGCTCTGACAGGAGCAAAAGTTGAAATAATCGTTGTACCCTACGCATCCTTGTTCGACAAAATGATGACCGATTTCATTACCGGTACCGGGGCTTATGACCTCATTTGCTGGCCTTCCACCTGGGCCGGGGATGTTATGGGCGGAGGATGGGTGATTCCGCTTGATGATTATATGAAGGAATATGGCTACCCAGGCTGGGACGATGTGATGCCGGCCATTAAAGTGGTAGTGTCCTGGGCTAACAAAGTTTATGCTTTTCCATACGATGGAGATTGTCATATGTTTTACTACCGCAAAGACGCACTGGAGAACCCCGATTATCAGGCGCAATTTGAGGAAAAATATGGGTACCGCTATAACGTTCCTCCCAAGACTTGGGAAGAAGTAATGGATATTGCCGAGTTTTTCAACGGATGGGACTGGGATAACGACGGTGAAACAGAGTATGGTTTTGCGTTTATCGCCAAACGTAAAACCCAGGCTATGTGGTCCTATCTCGACTTTGTGATGCAGTATGCAGCACAGCCGGGAGTTGCTCCTTTCTTTGACCCAGACACCATGGATCCTCTGGTTGCAAATCCTGGCTGGATTGAGGCTATGAAAATGATCCAGAAGGCTACTCAGTTTGCCCCTCCGGGCCTTTTGAGCTATGGGTATAGTGAGCTTCGACAAGCTTTTGTTTCAGGTAACTCTGCAATGGCTATTGATTGGGGAGATATTGGTATTATGGAACAGTCTCCCGAAGAGTATGGCAGCAAGGTAAAAGGATTGCTTGGTTATGGTCCACTTCCCGGAGCCAAGAAAACCTATGATTTCAAAGAAGGTAAATGGGTTGAAGGTTACAACCAGGTGAACTTCTTGAACTTTGGTGGTTGGGTGTTCTCCATTTCCAAATATTCTAAAAATCCTTTAGCTGCTTACAAGTTTGCTACCTACTTTACTGCTCCAGAACGAAGCATTCTCGATGTTTGCGGAATCCATGGTTATACTGGTGCTAATCCCTGGCGTCTCTCCCATTTCGAAGATTTGGATAAATGGGTTGAGGGAGGTTGGAGCAAAGAATCGGCAGAAAAGTATCTCAACACTATTCGTACCATCCTTTCTGATCCCAAAGCGGTTACTGATTTGAGGATTCCTGGAGCTGCGGAGTACTACGATTATCTGGATTTGCATCTTGCCGAGGTTCTTTCAGGACAAACTGAAGCGGAGGCAGCCTGTAAGGCAATATATGAAGACTGGGTAAAAATTACTGAAAACTATGGTAAAGAAGCGCAGCGCAAGCTTTATCGAGAATCGCTGGGCCTTGATTGA
- a CDS encoding P-II family nitrogen regulator — translation MIKLEILIREEKAQEVVGVLEQMGYPGVTIYQVEGRGSQRGLVEQFRGRAYEILFLPKVKIEAIVRDADKEKLIEAITKVARTGEIGDGKIFVSPVMDIVRIRTGESGEQAL, via the coding sequence ATGATAAAACTGGAAATTCTGATACGGGAGGAAAAGGCCCAGGAAGTGGTTGGGGTCCTGGAGCAGATGGGTTATCCTGGTGTTACCATTTACCAAGTTGAAGGGCGAGGTTCTCAGAGAGGATTGGTGGAACAGTTTCGAGGACGGGCGTACGAGATACTATTTCTTCCTAAGGTAAAGATTGAAGCAATTGTGCGTGATGCTGATAAGGAAAAATTAATTGAAGCCATCACTAAGGTGGCGCGTACTGGAGAAATTGGCGATGGGAAGATCTTTGTTTCTCCAGTTATGGATATAGTACGTATCCGCACCGGGGAAAGTGGGGAACAGGCCCTTTAA